In one window of Helianthus annuus cultivar XRQ/B chromosome 17, HanXRQr2.0-SUNRISE, whole genome shotgun sequence DNA:
- the LOC110925107 gene encoding class E vacuolar protein-sorting machinery protein HSE1-like, producing MEMDGDPDPEPPTGTPTHTISISSGSPYQGSPYQGPDSWAERWNKYEWEYTPSFHNSPPQPPLEEPYLQAVTPPPLPVEEPPQQPSQPPPEPPRRRRNARMSVRGGPRFSSPQASSTYPPIPEDP from the coding sequence ATGGAGATGGATGGCGATCCTGATCCAGAGCCGCCAACCGGGACACCAACTCACACCATCAGTATCTCCAGCGGTTCTCCTTACCAAGGATCGCCATATCAAGGCCCCGACTCATGGGCCGAAAGGTGGAACAAGTACGAATGGGAATATACTCCTTCATTTCATAACTCTCCTCCTCAACCTCCATTGGAGGAACCGTATCTTCAAGCGGTTACTCCACCGCCTTTACCCGTTGAGGAACCACCTCAACAACCATCACAACCACCTCCCGAGCCACCTAGGCGAAGGAGGAATGCACgaatgtccgtgcgagggggaccACGATTTAGTTCCCCTCAAGCTTCAAGCACATACCCTCCTATTCCCGAAGATCCATAG